A genomic stretch from Salvelinus alpinus chromosome 38, SLU_Salpinus.1, whole genome shotgun sequence includes:
- the LOC139566503 gene encoding ribose-phosphate pyrophosphokinase 2-like isoform X2 — MLSVAGADHIITMDLHASQIQGFFDIAVDNLYAEPAVLQWIRENIPEWKNSCIVSPDAGGAKRVTSIADRLNVEFALIHKERKKANEVDRMVLVGDVKDRVAILVDDMADTCGTICKAAEKLIDAGAIKVYAILTHGIFSGPAIARINEAPFEAVVVTNTIPQEEKMKSCPKIQIIDIAMILAEAIRRTHNGESVSYLFSHVPL, encoded by the exons ATGCTGTCTGTAGCCGGCGCCGACCACATCATCACTATGGACCTCCACGCCTCGCAGATCCAG GGATTCTTCGACATCGCCGTGGACAACCTGTATGCAGAGCCCGCGGTCCTCCAGTGGATCCGGGAGAACATTCCAGAGTGGAAGAACAGCTGCATTGTGTCCCCTGACGCTGGAGGAGCCAAACG AGTGACCTCCATCGCTGACCGCCTGAATGTGGAGTTTGCCCTCATCCACAAAGAGAGGAAGAAGGCCAACGAGGTGGACCGCATGGTCCTGGTCGGAGACGTGAAGGACCGCGTGGCCATCCTGGTCGACGACATGGCCGACACCTGCGGTACCATCTGCAAAGCTGCTGAGAA ATTGATTGATGCCGGTGCGATCAAGGTCTACGCTATCCTCACGCACGGCATATTTTCCGGTCCGGCCATCGCGCGCATCAACGAAGCTCCCTTCGAGGCCGTGGTGGTCACCAACACCATCCCTCAGGAGGAGAAGATGAAGTCTTGCCCAAAGATACAG ATCATAGATATTGCCATGATCCTGGCTGAGGCGATCAGGAGAACCCACAATGGCGAGTCGGTGTCCTACCTCTTCAGCCACGTGCCCTTATAA